One window of Nitrospirota bacterium genomic DNA carries:
- a CDS encoding PAS domain S-box protein, which translates to MSEMIRIAKDELSNLQERTTRLAQEKSCLQIINHMMMKLSETPGLENTIENMLRAVLDTIGGTNLIVYAINRDIYYADVFGRAKKVEAIDDPQVNAVLQKRAAMEYEHDFSNTLMNTPEFTRAWTWVVPLVVGSDIVGVIKMENLHMDMRELRAYLPAFFNYAAVILKNEMLRQSTLKRAYDELSKSNEVLEKEIIEHKRAEMALIGEREFSRSLLESMADGVVACDAEGSLTLFNRTARQWHGMDPRKLPPEEWAKHYDLYRSDGVTPLLTEEIPLARAFKGEIVVDAGMAIVVKGRTARFILANGSVIRDESGRKIGAVVVMRDVTELRRVEEKLRRANEELEKRVIERTAELHKANEDLQLELEERKRIEARLLVTQFSVDRSADIIFWIRPDGSYSYWNRAACELLGYSDDDFLHLKTCDLNPEHTGVAWQEHWEELRRCRFLRFETLLTGKDGRRIPVEITANHVEFNEKEYNCAYVRDITGRRRAEEALKKSEERFRRLAENARDVIYRMSLPDGRYEYMSPAAAELSGYAPEEFYASPQLIRKIIPPDWHGYFEEQWSGLLQGDMPPTYEFPIIHKSGEIRWINQRNILIRDEGGSIIAIEGIITDISERKRVEDELHKLNDELEQRVKERTAELQQKNAELGKMNKLFVGRELRMKELKEKIKELEGGKA; encoded by the coding sequence ATGAGCGAGATGATACGCATAGCGAAAGACGAACTTTCGAATCTGCAGGAGCGAACCACACGGCTTGCGCAGGAAAAGTCCTGCCTCCAGATTATCAACCACATGATGATGAAACTGAGTGAGACGCCGGGCCTCGAAAATACCATCGAGAATATGCTCAGGGCTGTTCTCGATACCATTGGCGGGACGAACCTCATCGTCTATGCAATCAACAGGGATATCTATTATGCGGATGTTTTCGGCAGAGCAAAGAAGGTCGAAGCAATTGACGACCCACAGGTGAATGCGGTGCTGCAGAAACGCGCTGCCATGGAATATGAACATGACTTCAGCAACACGCTGATGAATACGCCCGAGTTTACCAGGGCATGGACCTGGGTTGTTCCGCTTGTAGTCGGCAGCGACATTGTCGGCGTTATCAAAATGGAAAATCTGCATATGGATATGAGGGAGTTGAGGGCCTATCTTCCGGCCTTTTTTAATTATGCTGCAGTCATACTGAAAAATGAGATGCTCAGGCAAAGTACGCTAAAAAGGGCATATGACGAATTGAGTAAATCGAATGAAGTGTTGGAGAAGGAGATTATTGAGCACAAGAGGGCTGAGATGGCGTTAATCGGGGAGCGCGAGTTCAGCCGCTCTCTGCTTGAGAGTATGGCAGACGGCGTGGTAGCCTGCGACGCTGAAGGCAGTCTTACCCTTTTCAACCGCACCGCCAGGCAGTGGCATGGTATGGACCCCAGGAAGCTCCCACCCGAAGAATGGGCGAAACATTATGACCTCTACCGCTCTGATGGGGTCACCCCCCTGTTGACAGAGGAGATACCTCTTGCCAGGGCCTTTAAGGGTGAAATCGTTGTAGATGCCGGCATGGCGATCGTTGTCAAGGGCAGGACTGCACGCTTTATACTCGCCAATGGGAGCGTGATCAGGGATGAGAGCGGCAGGAAGATTGGTGCAGTTGTGGTCATGCGCGACGTTACCGAACTCAGGCGCGTTGAAGAGAAACTCCGCAGGGCGAATGAGGAACTCGAAAAAAGGGTCATTGAGCGGACCGCAGAACTGCATAAAGCCAACGAAGATTTGCAGCTTGAGCTCGAAGAACGCAAGCGCATCGAAGCCAGACTCCTGGTCACACAGTTTTCGGTCGACCGATCGGCCGATATAATTTTCTGGATCAGGCCGGACGGATCGTATTCATACTGGAACAGGGCGGCCTGTGAATTGCTCGGATATTCTGACGATGATTTTTTGCATCTGAAGACGTGTGATCTCAATCCTGAACATACAGGCGTTGCCTGGCAGGAGCATTGGGAAGAGCTCAGGAGATGCAGGTTTCTCAGGTTCGAGACGTTGCTTACAGGGAAAGACGGCCGGCGGATTCCGGTCGAAATAACCGCCAACCATGTCGAATTCAACGAAAAGGAATACAACTGCGCATATGTCCGCGATATTACCGGGCGCAGGCGGGCTGAAGAGGCGCTGAAAAAGAGCGAGGAGCGGTTCCGTCGACTTGCGGAGAACGCCCGCGACGTCATCTATCGTATGTCGCTTCCTGACGGCAGATATGAGTACATGAGTCCTGCTGCTGCGGAGTTGTCGGGATATGCTCCTGAGGAATTCTACGCCTCGCCGCAATTGATACGTAAGATCATCCCTCCGGACTGGCATGGGTATTTTGAAGAACAGTGGTCGGGACTGCTGCAGGGGGATATGCCCCCCACCTATGAGTTCCCGATCATCCATAAGTCTGGGGAGATTCGCTGGATAAACCAGCGGAACATCCTGATCCGTGATGAGGGGGGTAGCATCATAGCCATTGAAGGGATAATCACCGACATCTCCGAACGCAAACGGGTGGAGGATGAGCTGCACAAGCTCAATGATGAGCTCGAGCAGCGTGTAAAGGAGCGGACTGCGGAACTGCAGCAGAAGAACGCGGAACTC
- a CDS encoding uroporphyrinogen decarboxylase family protein, with protein sequence MITGMDRLIAAIKGEPSDRIPVFCNMSDQGAKVLGMSIEEYFSKGEHVAEAQLRMREKYGYDNLWSLFYVGKEAELLGCKKILFAKDGPPNVQDFVIKSYDDVHNLLVPESVTDHPVFQEELNCLRILKQESAGRYPICAYVTASMTLPALLMGMEKWLELLLIGPVAVRDELLGKCSDFFRKEIAAYRAAGVDVFVYANAFGSTDFVTKKIFDGVSLPWMEKDLNPGGTQGVVFYCGMARLTASIEAVMEKTGIGTYYLSPLDDIAEGKRIINSRALTCGVINDIKLIDWTTEEIRAEVRRIIGAGMPGGRFLFGTGVMPYAIPEENIRTMLEAAYEFGSYETR encoded by the coding sequence ATGATCACGGGGATGGACAGGCTGATTGCTGCAATCAAGGGTGAACCGTCGGACCGCATACCGGTATTCTGCAACATGAGCGACCAGGGCGCGAAGGTGCTCGGCATGTCGATCGAAGAATATTTTTCCAAAGGAGAACATGTGGCTGAGGCCCAGCTCCGGATGCGCGAAAAATATGGGTATGACAACCTTTGGAGTCTTTTCTATGTCGGCAAGGAAGCCGAACTGCTGGGCTGCAAAAAAATTCTCTTTGCCAAGGACGGACCTCCGAATGTGCAGGACTTTGTAATAAAGTCCTATGACGATGTCCATAACCTGCTTGTGCCTGAGTCTGTCACTGATCATCCGGTCTTTCAGGAGGAATTGAATTGTCTGCGGATACTGAAGCAGGAGTCGGCTGGCAGGTATCCGATCTGCGCCTATGTGACCGCATCGATGACCCTGCCTGCTCTGTTGATGGGCATGGAAAAGTGGCTGGAACTGCTGCTCATCGGACCGGTTGCCGTGCGGGATGAGCTCCTCGGCAAGTGCTCGGACTTTTTCAGAAAAGAGATCGCAGCGTACCGCGCAGCCGGCGTGGATGTTTTCGTCTATGCAAACGCCTTCGGCTCAACTGATTTCGTCACGAAGAAAATATTCGATGGGGTATCCCTGCCCTGGATGGAAAAGGACCTTAATCCTGGCGGCACGCAGGGCGTCGTTTTTTACTGCGGTATGGCGCGGCTGACGGCATCCATAGAGGCGGTCATGGAAAAGACAGGCATCGGGACGTATTATCTCAGCCCGCTCGATGACATAGCGGAGGGCAAAAGGATCATTAACAGCCGGGCGCTGACCTGTGGCGTTATCAATGATATTAAACTGATCGACTGGACCACGGAAGAAATAAGGGCGGAGGTCAGGAGAATAATCGGGGCCGGAATGCCGGGAGGACGCTTTTTGTTCGGTACAGGGGTGATGCCCTACGCGATTCCTGAGGAGAATATCAGGACCATGCTTGAGGCTGCATATGAATTCGGCAGTTATGAAACGCGGTGA
- a CDS encoding cobalamin B12-binding domain-containing protein — MLDRVIREYSEAIFDTDRERALRIVHEAVDRGMSPEDIVFRVVLPAMEGMIRSISENFDSNLAQHFMTAQIASEVADEMIPKFTVSPSVAGHVVIGTAQGDMHSLGKRIVIGCLKARMIEVTDLGVNVTPERFVDEAVARNAEVIAISAMMVHTAKGDNGCLRVRQILKERGLEDTIRIVVGGAPFHFAHDLYKAVLADAWAEDGVTAGRVIEDCIREVGK, encoded by the coding sequence ATGCTGGACCGCGTTATCAGAGAATATAGCGAGGCGATCTTCGATACCGACCGCGAAAGGGCGCTTCGCATTGTCCATGAAGCCGTAGACAGGGGGATGTCGCCGGAGGATATTGTTTTCAGAGTGGTCCTGCCTGCAATGGAGGGCATGATAAGGTCGATCAGCGAAAACTTTGACTCTAATCTGGCACAGCACTTCATGACTGCCCAGATCGCCTCTGAAGTTGCGGATGAGATGATCCCAAAATTTACCGTATCGCCTTCGGTAGCAGGGCATGTGGTGATCGGGACGGCGCAGGGCGATATGCATTCTCTTGGCAAGAGGATTGTGATCGGCTGCCTCAAGGCCCGTATGATCGAAGTGACTGATCTGGGCGTCAATGTCACGCCCGAACGCTTTGTGGATGAGGCCGTCGCACGCAACGCCGAGGTGATCGCCATATCGGCCATGATGGTCCATACTGCCAAGGGTGATAACGGCTGCCTTCGGGTCCGGCAGATACTGAAAGAACGCGGACTCGAAGACACGATCAGGATCGTGGTCGGCGGAGCTCCGTTTCATTTTGCCCATGACCTCTATAAGGCTGTGCTTGCAGATGCATGGGCTGAAGACGGCGTTACGGCTGGCCGGGTTATTGAAGATTGTATCCGGGAGGTGGGGAAATGA
- a CDS encoding DUF4445 domain-containing protein, producing MSGDRLDKVPYCGVSTITQNCTEMTGYGAAIDLGTTEVRVSLWDLAGKQCIGRRSLRNPQAEFGADVLSRLTAASESAASAGELSGSARETIGLLIRGLCTDHAVSVSDIRKVSVVGNTAMLALLTGQGYDALLRPGMWNQVIECRFPDLQGIRENWGVNSACRIEVVQPMAGFVGSDLYAGIIATGLAGGQVGSLLLDFGANTEIALWDGSRLWATSAAGGPAFEGSGIRCGMAAEPGAICRVQCDPVHSVFIPDVIGGGAPEGICGSGLIDISACMLRSGLLSESGRLKGDAGKKGFVPISKEENIIVTAQDIDALQRAKAGVSASAQCLIRKAGLRLSEIRRVCVSGAFGSYLDAANAIAIGLLPPVDLQHVELCGNTALAGAEKLLTECRNPGASGGPHKGSVVINMSYLPEYEDVFIRDLRLRPWSGDSEATG from the coding sequence ATGAGCGGAGATCGTCTTGACAAGGTGCCGTACTGCGGCGTCTCGACAATTACACAGAACTGCACAGAAATGACCGGCTATGGCGCGGCAATAGATCTGGGGACCACGGAGGTCCGTGTCAGTCTCTGGGACCTGGCCGGGAAGCAGTGCATCGGAAGGCGAAGCCTCCGGAACCCGCAGGCCGAGTTCGGGGCTGATGTGCTGTCGAGGCTTACCGCTGCGTCGGAGTCGGCAGCATCGGCCGGGGAGCTCAGCGGTTCTGCTCGAGAGACCATAGGTTTGCTGATCCGGGGCCTCTGCACTGACCATGCAGTCTCTGTTTCTGACATAAGAAAGGTGTCGGTTGTCGGAAATACTGCCATGCTTGCGCTCCTGACCGGTCAGGGATATGACGCTCTGCTTAGGCCCGGGATGTGGAACCAGGTGATTGAATGCAGGTTTCCGGATTTGCAGGGCATACGTGAAAACTGGGGCGTCAATTCGGCCTGCAGGATCGAAGTTGTTCAGCCGATGGCAGGGTTTGTCGGCTCGGATCTTTATGCCGGGATTATTGCAACAGGACTTGCCGGGGGGCAGGTCGGCTCTCTGCTGCTCGATTTTGGCGCGAATACGGAGATCGCGCTATGGGATGGCAGCCGCCTCTGGGCTACATCGGCTGCGGGCGGTCCTGCCTTTGAAGGCAGCGGGATCAGGTGCGGCATGGCTGCAGAGCCGGGGGCCATCTGCCGCGTGCAGTGTGATCCGGTTCATTCAGTCTTTATACCTGACGTAATAGGCGGCGGGGCTCCTGAAGGGATATGCGGCTCGGGTCTTATTGATATCTCTGCCTGTATGCTGCGGTCCGGGCTCCTCTCAGAATCGGGCAGGTTAAAGGGGGATGCAGGGAAAAAAGGTTTTGTGCCGATAAGTAAAGAGGAGAACATTATCGTGACTGCTCAGGACATTGACGCTCTGCAGCGTGCAAAGGCCGGAGTCTCTGCGTCTGCTCAGTGCCTGATCAGAAAGGCCGGACTGCGCTTGAGTGAAATCAGGCGAGTCTGCGTCAGCGGCGCCTTTGGGAGTTATCTGGATGCGGCAAACGCTATTGCGATCGGACTGCTTCCGCCGGTTGACCTTCAGCATGTTGAGTTGTGCGGCAATACGGCCCTGGCAGGCGCTGAGAAGCTGCTGACTGAATGCCGCAATCCCGGAGCCTCCGGGGGGCCGCACAAAGGGAGCGTTGTTATCAATATGTCATATCTTCCTGAATATGAAGATGTTTTTATCCGGGATCTCCGTTTGCGGCCCTGGAGCGGAGATTCCGAAGCCACAGGATAA
- a CDS encoding PAS domain-containing protein has translation MLRTTSGIIAPWKRSTSGVSPIGDSDMPFLPRRIHAQLILLVSCILFATGAISAWITAQRQSETLLTTMRSNSAVMTRSFSENAAHYLVLRDYAGLESFLLKSAELPDVTRLQVCEPDGAVVGDIERPAGSKPRLMPGINRIIPPPQAASLITIEKGALIIWQPIQAGSMLGWIKATFSMASISEVQEETWKNSLMLSLLWVVCSGFMLLLVLRPTVLAVGRLSSFARSLDERKGDQMEVGHQAIEIEELGASLNYASTRLFTTEHDLIREREALKEQYSTLRGIIESADALIFSVDRHYRYTSFNAGHAAVMQAIYGREIRTGERLLDFMTVPEDREKAQRNLDRALAGERFVVLAYSGEDALSRLYFEVSHNPILAEDNSVIGVAVLSRDMTERRNAELRLRASEQAFRAVVENTPDVIVRYDREGRRMYVNPEFERVNHLSSQEVIGKKPTELSTELAPMADVFTEKLMAAMGSSTVASVDLNWTKEGKQIYWFVRIVPEFDETGNVVSALTIWSDITDRKRAEGELRRLNEELEQRVKDRTAELQEKNQELERMNKLFVGRELRMVQLKEKIAVLESKPDVL, from the coding sequence TTGCTGCGGACTACGAGCGGGATTATCGCGCCCTGGAAGAGATCGACGTCAGGGGTCTCACCAATTGGGGACAGTGATATGCCGTTTCTGCCCCGGCGGATTCATGCGCAGCTGATCCTCCTCGTTTCGTGCATCCTCTTTGCTACCGGAGCAATTTCGGCCTGGATAACGGCACAAAGGCAGTCAGAGACGCTCCTTACGACCATGCGGAGCAATTCTGCCGTCATGACCAGGAGCTTCTCAGAAAACGCTGCCCATTATCTTGTGCTCAGGGACTATGCAGGACTTGAATCGTTTCTTCTGAAATCTGCCGAACTGCCTGATGTCACACGGCTCCAGGTCTGCGAGCCTGACGGCGCTGTCGTCGGCGATATCGAGCGTCCTGCAGGCTCGAAGCCGCGCCTCATGCCTGGGATTAACCGTATTATCCCCCCCCCTCAGGCAGCCTCCCTGATAACCATTGAGAAGGGAGCATTGATCATCTGGCAGCCGATACAAGCCGGCAGCATGCTCGGATGGATCAAGGCGACCTTCAGCATGGCTTCAATCAGCGAAGTACAGGAGGAGACCTGGAAAAACAGCCTCATGCTCTCGCTTTTATGGGTCGTCTGCAGTGGATTTATGCTCCTTCTCGTGCTGCGACCGACAGTATTGGCTGTCGGTCGTCTCAGCTCTTTTGCGCGCAGTCTTGACGAACGCAAAGGCGACCAGATGGAGGTTGGGCATCAGGCCATCGAAATCGAAGAACTGGGGGCATCCCTGAACTATGCTTCGACCAGACTCTTCACAACGGAACATGACCTTATTCGCGAGAGGGAGGCGCTGAAAGAGCAATACTCGACCCTGCGGGGTATCATCGAGAGTGCCGATGCCCTTATTTTTTCCGTAGACCGGCACTACCGCTATACGAGTTTCAATGCCGGCCACGCTGCGGTCATGCAGGCGATCTACGGCCGGGAGATTCGGACCGGCGAGCGTCTGCTGGATTTTATGACCGTGCCGGAGGACCGGGAAAAAGCACAACGGAACCTTGATCGGGCGCTTGCGGGCGAGCGTTTCGTTGTATTGGCTTATTCCGGTGAAGACGCCCTCTCAAGGTTGTATTTCGAAGTATCACATAATCCCATTCTCGCGGAAGACAATTCGGTCATTGGCGTTGCCGTATTATCCCGGGATATGACTGAGCGCAGGAATGCAGAACTTAGGCTTCGCGCCAGTGAACAGGCATTCCGAGCGGTAGTTGAAAATACGCCCGATGTCATCGTTCGCTATGACCGGGAGGGCAGGCGTATGTATGTTAATCCGGAGTTTGAGCGGGTAAACCACCTTTCATCGCAGGAGGTCATCGGTAAAAAACCGACCGAGCTCTCGACCGAACTGGCGCCCATGGCGGACGTTTTCACGGAAAAGCTTATGGCTGCAATGGGATCATCCACGGTTGCCAGTGTCGACTTGAACTGGACCAAAGAGGGGAAGCAAATATATTGGTTTGTGCGCATTGTGCCGGAATTTGATGAAACCGGAAATGTCGTAAGTGCACTCACCATCTGGAGCGACATCACCGATCGCAAGCGCGCGGAGGGAGAGCTTCGGAGGCTGAACGAAGAGCTCGAACAGCGGGTGAAGGACAGAACTGCTGAACTGCAGGAGAAGAACCAGGAACTGGAGCGCATGAACAAGCTTTTTGTCGGCAGGGAATTGCGCATGGTGCAACTGAAGGAAAAGATTGCCGTGCTGGAATCGAAGCCGGATGTTTTATGA
- a CDS encoding phosphate/phosphite/phosphonate ABC transporter substrate-binding protein → MKTRDLLNLGAAQRLLNAVITWRLYSLRLPLLRLFLIFTAATCCQISYAEQRNDPYTIAVIPSAPPVAIHTQWMPLVERLSRETGLEFRLKVYDQMAEFERDIWSGAPDFIFSSPIQVMVAHKSSGYLPLVRGGKNIAIGLFVRRDSPVKGIDDLAGKTISFVGNKNLCSVFVQHLLGKHKDKLAFTREYAGSTRNVIINVLLGKSEAGAVFIPELERETDETRRQLRPILTTPEIAPHPFSAHPRVPRTIQEAVKKASLAIAVTVEGAELFKTLRMAAPVAADYERDYRALEEIDVRGLTNWGQ, encoded by the coding sequence ATGAAGACCCGGGATTTGTTAAATCTTGGCGCTGCGCAGCGGCTTCTCAATGCCGTTATAACGTGGCGCCTGTATTCTCTGCGCTTGCCCCTGCTCCGGCTTTTTCTTATTTTCACGGCAGCGACCTGCTGCCAGATTTCCTATGCGGAGCAGCGTAATGATCCTTACACGATCGCTGTTATTCCTTCTGCCCCGCCGGTTGCCATACATACGCAATGGATGCCATTAGTGGAACGTCTCTCCCGGGAGACCGGTCTTGAGTTTCGTCTCAAGGTATACGATCAAATGGCAGAATTCGAACGGGATATCTGGAGCGGCGCTCCCGATTTCATCTTCTCCTCACCGATCCAGGTAATGGTTGCCCACAAATCAAGCGGCTACCTGCCACTGGTACGCGGCGGCAAGAATATCGCTATCGGTCTCTTTGTGCGCAGGGATTCCCCTGTTAAAGGCATTGATGATCTGGCCGGTAAAACGATTTCTTTTGTCGGCAACAAGAACCTTTGCAGCGTATTTGTCCAGCACCTGCTGGGAAAACATAAGGACAAATTGGCATTCACCAGGGAATATGCAGGCTCAACCAGAAACGTGATCATCAACGTTCTTCTGGGAAAAAGCGAAGCAGGAGCGGTGTTTATACCGGAACTGGAGAGGGAGACCGATGAGACCCGCAGGCAGCTCCGTCCGATTCTGACGACGCCGGAAATTGCCCCTCATCCGTTCAGCGCTCATCCTCGCGTGCCCAGGACCATACAGGAGGCGGTGAAGAAGGCCTCGCTTGCCATAGCAGTGACCGTAGAGGGTGCTGAACTGTTTAAGACGCTCAGGATGGCGGCCCCGGTTGCTGCGGACTACGAGCGGGATTATCGCGCCCTGGAAGAGATCGACGTCAGGGGTCTCACCAATTGGGGACAGTGA
- a CDS encoding PD-(D/E)XK nuclease family protein — MNNDPMNIRVLSSAENLISGIVSLLPAECRDFSDYMIVFPGRRPGHFLRKALAEQAGSSILPPAIYSMDECIDTLFEERQQKRKIGPMDAVAVLHDIHTRTSARIGGQNFLSLDSFFPIGMKIFRDIEELLIEQVPLNRVKEINDLAAGAVPERSLAMLQSLAYFYERFYQQLDELGFSTRSVRYRAVADGISRAGLSKFKRIIFAGFFALTRSEHQIFKGLLDRPDVYFLFQQGRGIEERLHDLGIGEEHIPEDAGPLPEISFYSSPDTHGQIFALNAALQGQALPDEKTSIVLPSSDMLFPLIRQGLSGLEDGDYNISIGYPLERTPLFGFLQNLMDLIGSMEGDRVYLPAYLNFVLHPYTKNIYYQSNAEVTRILFHTIEESFSRTSVRAFITLNEIETNAEVFQKIAERLKGAGLARSADEMRSHLRKIHDQTIKRFLSFSSVADFAAGCTGLLTFIFNNSSAKLHPLFSRFADAFLQTISDMECSLLCNRSFRERDGYFALLRRCLGSGSVPFEGAPVRGLQVLGMLETRSLKFDRIFVLHANEEVLPSVKKEDSLLPFKARRLLGLPTYIEREQLAAYNFDILIKGSKEAHLFFIESDSKERSRFVERLLWQKQQKEKKKSDRDYIRPVQYLVKLNNQLPEEIGKTAEIVQTLKTFRYSPSALDTYFRCPLKFYYQYLLRIGKRDEMTGEIARTDIGNVVHAILRRFFDTKRGRPLAATDMDPAEIRAMTHSYFQAQYGSDLVGAHYLLEQQVADQLAAFIEAYYLPLVRENEIEVLATEYKEEITVEGCRLEGRMDILEKRNGKVLIIDYKTGSAVSYLKINHKKLVPDDPETWRSSIGSLQLPCYVMIYAGKNNIDLRSMNAAYLMLGRSVMSREIEVPLFEAHNAGEVYDNLSSIIRSLLREIIDPEVPFVPAHDIKRSCPDCDFRFICGTQWIVKKR, encoded by the coding sequence ATGAATAACGATCCGATGAATATCAGGGTCCTTTCCTCAGCAGAGAATTTGATCAGTGGGATCGTGTCGCTGCTGCCTGCTGAGTGCAGGGATTTTTCCGACTATATGATCGTCTTTCCGGGCAGGCGGCCGGGCCATTTTCTGCGCAAGGCCCTCGCAGAGCAGGCCGGCAGTTCCATCCTGCCGCCGGCCATCTATTCCATGGACGAATGCATTGACACCCTGTTTGAAGAACGGCAGCAGAAGCGGAAGATAGGCCCAATGGATGCTGTTGCGGTCCTGCATGACATCCATACCCGGACATCAGCGCGGATCGGCGGACAGAACTTCCTTTCTCTGGACAGCTTCTTCCCGATCGGCATGAAGATATTCCGGGATATCGAGGAACTGCTGATCGAGCAGGTCCCGCTGAACAGGGTAAAAGAGATCAACGATCTTGCTGCAGGCGCTGTGCCGGAGCGTTCTCTTGCGATGCTGCAATCCCTGGCCTATTTCTACGAGCGGTTCTATCAGCAACTGGATGAGCTGGGGTTCTCGACACGGTCTGTCAGATATCGTGCTGTGGCTGACGGAATAAGCCGTGCCGGTCTTTCAAAATTCAAAAGGATCATCTTTGCAGGCTTCTTTGCGCTCACAAGGTCAGAGCATCAGATATTCAAAGGTCTGCTCGATCGTCCTGACGTCTATTTCCTATTTCAGCAGGGCAGGGGGATAGAAGAACGGCTGCATGACCTCGGTATCGGCGAGGAGCATATCCCTGAAGATGCCGGTCCTTTGCCTGAGATCAGCTTCTACAGCAGCCCTGATACGCATGGCCAGATCTTTGCGCTGAATGCGGCCCTGCAGGGACAGGCGCTGCCTGACGAGAAGACCTCCATTGTCCTGCCTTCGTCTGACATGCTCTTTCCTCTGATCCGTCAGGGCCTGTCAGGCCTTGAGGACGGTGACTATAACATATCGATCGGGTACCCCCTTGAGCGGACGCCGCTCTTCGGTTTCCTGCAGAACCTCATGGACCTGATCGGGTCGATGGAGGGCGACCGGGTCTACCTTCCTGCGTACCTGAACTTTGTGCTTCATCCCTATACCAAGAACATCTATTACCAGTCCAATGCAGAGGTTACCAGAATACTCTTTCATACGATCGAGGAGTCCTTTTCGCGCACCTCGGTCCGGGCCTTCATTACGCTCAACGAGATAGAGACGAATGCAGAGGTTTTTCAGAAGATCGCGGAAAGGCTGAAAGGTGCAGGGCTGGCCCGGAGTGCTGACGAGATGCGGTCGCATCTCAGGAAGATCCATGACCAGACGATAAAACGCTTCCTTTCGTTCAGTTCGGTCGCTGACTTTGCGGCCGGATGCACGGGCCTGCTCACCTTCATCTTCAACAACAGCAGCGCAAAGCTCCACCCGCTCTTCAGCCGTTTTGCAGATGCCTTCCTGCAGACGATCAGCGATATGGAGTGTTCGCTCCTCTGCAACCGGTCCTTTAGAGAGCGGGACGGATACTTCGCGCTCTTAAGAAGATGTCTTGGGTCAGGCTCAGTGCCTTTTGAGGGAGCTCCGGTCCGGGGGCTCCAGGTGTTGGGCATGCTCGAGACGCGGAGCCTGAAGTTCGACCGGATATTCGTGCTGCATGCAAATGAAGAGGTGCTGCCCTCGGTAAAGAAGGAGGATTCACTGCTGCCGTTTAAGGCCCGCCGTCTGCTGGGGCTGCCGACCTATATCGAACGGGAGCAGCTTGCTGCTTACAATTTCGATATCCTTATAAAGGGTTCAAAGGAGGCGCATCTCTTCTTTATCGAGTCAGACTCAAAGGAGCGCTCGCGCTTTGTGGAGCGACTGCTCTGGCAGAAGCAGCAGAAGGAAAAAAAGAAGTCGGACAGGGACTATATCAGACCTGTCCAGTATCTTGTGAAGCTGAATAACCAGCTGCCCGAGGAAATAGGTAAAACCGCCGAAATTGTCCAGACCCTGAAGACTTTTCGATACAGTCCGTCAGCGCTCGACACGTATTTCCGCTGTCCGCTCAAATTCTATTACCAGTATCTCCTGCGCATCGGAAAACGGGATGAGATGACCGGTGAGATTGCGCGGACCGATATCGGCAACGTGGTCCATGCGATCCTCAGGAGATTTTTTGATACCAAAAGGGGCAGGCCCCTTGCAGCGACTGATATGGATCCTGCAGAGATCAGGGCCATGACCCACAGCTATTTTCAGGCTCAATACGGGAGCGATCTGGTCGGAGCGCACTATCTGCTTGAGCAGCAGGTGGCGGATCAGCTTGCTGCCTTCATAGAAGCCTATTATCTGCCGCTTGTCAGGGAAAACGAAATAGAGGTCCTTGCGACTGAATATAAGGAAGAGATCACGGTTGAGGGCTGCAGGCTTGAGGGCAGGATGGATATTCTCGAAAAACGCAACGGCAAGGTTCTGATCATTGACTATAAGACCGGTTCGGCTGTTTCCTATCTGAAGATCAATCATAAGAAGCTCGTTCCGGATGATCCTGAGACATGGCGCAGCTCCATCGGCAGTCTGCAGCTTCCCTGCTACGTGATGATCTATGCCGGGAAGAACAATATCGATCTGCGGTCAATGAACGCCGCATACCTGATGCTCGGCAGGTCTGTGATGAGCCGGGAAATCGAGGTCCCGCTCTTTGAGGCCCACAACGCAGGAGAGGTGTATGACAATCTGAGTTCAATTATCCGGTCGCTGCTTAGGGAGATCATTGATCCGGAGGTCCCGTTTGTGCCGGCGCATGATATCAAGCGGTCATGCCCTGACTGTGATTTCCGGTTCATCTGCGGCACCCAGTGGATTGTGAAAAAGAGATGA